From Gemmatimonadaceae bacterium, a single genomic window includes:
- the metG gene encoding methionine--tRNA ligase — translation MPRFYLTTAIDYANGEPHLGHAFEKIGADAIARYHRLLGDDVWFLIGMDEHGQKVAQTATERGLSPQQLTDQIAESFQRMWDHLEISHDQFIRTSSAEHREGVRDLLERIFERNPDDFYEKSYQGWYCVGCEAFKQDSEIFDGHCVLHPTRTLEWVEERNWFFRLSAYQDRLRTHITEHPKFVQPESRRNEILSLLDQGLEDVSASRSRFSWGVPFPRPTSDGEQQTTYVWFDALPNYWTAPRFPGSRAHWPAQLHVIGKDITRFHCVIWPAMLWAAGEALPERVWAHGFVQLGGERFSKSAGVKLELAEAVDRFGSDAFRYFLLREVPFDADGNFSWERFEERYTSDLANGLGNLASRTIAMIQKYCDGDVPHVSAASLAGAAPWVEIERVQYRRAMKGLLLHEALAAAWRVVARANEYVDRQAPWKLSKDPSRADELRETLAALAWMLTHLALMLAPFMPTKAQELWRQLGGTGNIDEQRWPAADETPVASLEPSGWRVEKGLGLFPRETAAA, via the coding sequence GTGCCTCGATTCTACCTCACGACCGCCATCGACTACGCGAACGGCGAGCCGCATCTGGGCCACGCCTTCGAGAAGATCGGCGCCGATGCCATCGCCCGGTACCACCGTCTGTTAGGCGACGACGTGTGGTTCCTCATCGGCATGGACGAGCACGGACAGAAAGTCGCCCAGACCGCGACCGAGCGCGGCCTCTCGCCGCAGCAGCTCACCGACCAGATCGCCGAAAGCTTCCAGCGGATGTGGGACCACCTCGAAATCTCCCACGACCAGTTCATCCGCACGTCCTCCGCCGAACACCGCGAAGGCGTCCGCGACCTGCTGGAGCGCATCTTCGAGCGCAACCCCGACGACTTCTATGAAAAGTCGTATCAGGGCTGGTACTGCGTCGGGTGCGAAGCGTTCAAGCAGGACTCCGAGATCTTCGACGGCCACTGCGTGCTCCACCCCACGCGCACGCTCGAGTGGGTCGAGGAGCGCAACTGGTTTTTCCGGCTGTCTGCCTATCAGGACCGCCTCCGTACGCACATCACCGAGCACCCGAAATTCGTGCAGCCCGAGTCCCGCCGCAACGAGATCCTGAGCCTGCTGGACCAGGGCCTCGAGGACGTGTCGGCGAGCCGGTCGCGGTTCTCGTGGGGCGTTCCCTTCCCTCGCCCAACGAGCGACGGCGAACAGCAAACGACGTACGTGTGGTTCGACGCGCTGCCTAACTACTGGACCGCGCCCCGATTTCCGGGATCGCGCGCTCACTGGCCCGCGCAGCTCCACGTGATCGGCAAGGACATCACGCGCTTCCACTGCGTGATCTGGCCGGCGATGCTGTGGGCCGCCGGCGAAGCGCTGCCCGAGCGCGTCTGGGCGCACGGCTTCGTTCAGTTAGGCGGCGAGCGGTTCAGCAAGAGCGCCGGGGTCAAGCTCGAGCTGGCGGAAGCCGTGGACCGGTTCGGATCCGACGCCTTTCGATATTTTCTGCTGCGCGAAGTGCCGTTCGATGCCGACGGCAACTTCTCCTGGGAACGCTTCGAGGAGCGCTATACGTCGGACCTCGCCAACGGACTCGGCAACCTCGCCAGCCGGACCATCGCGATGATCCAGAAGTACTGCGATGGCGACGTGCCGCACGTGAGCGCCGCATCGCTCGCCGGCGCCGCGCCGTGGGTGGAGATCGAACGAGTTCAGTATCGGCGCGCGATGAAGGGCTTGCTGCTGCACGAAGCGCTCGCCGCAGCATGGCGCGTCGTGGCGCGCGCCAACGAGTACGTCGATCGGCAAGCGCCCTGGAAACTGTCCAAGGATCCATCGCGCGCCGACGAGCTGCGCGAGACGCTTGCCGCGCTCGCGTGGATGTTGACGCACCTCGCGCTCATGCTCGCGCCGTTCATGCCGACCAAGGCGCAGGAGCTGTGGCGTCAGTTAGGCGGGACGGGGAACATCGATGAGCAACGTTGGCCCGCTGCGGACGAAACCCCCGTCGCATCGCTGGAACCGAGCGGATGGCGCGTCGAGAAAGGCCTGGGTCTCTTTCCACGAGAAACCGCCGCGGCGTGA
- the ricT gene encoding regulatory iron-sulfur-containing complex subunit RicT encodes MATQLIEVAFKGNRKEFFLWDVEEPPRLHASVIVEADRGEDLGRIHSVGELAEHRCGGCAHGCGAARPERKVLRTATADEERRAAELRGQDEDTRRKVMEKVKQHGLIMKVSDAEWQWDRRKLTIYFTAERRVDFRALVRDLAAAFRTRIELKQIGVRDEAKRLSGIGRCGREYCSASWLPELRPVNLQVAKDQRLSLNPSQISGACGRLMCCLRYEHEFYAQARKRFPKEGRVLTTTRGEEKVVTNDIFNDRVTLRGTDGETRVVPLADLKAEIERRSPLSVERIDDEPDVDEPVDDADSAVDTVLDAGLDAADEEAPQSEPAAAASDASRGRRSHRRRGRRGGRRSRPGGDPQ; translated from the coding sequence ATGGCCACGCAACTGATCGAAGTCGCGTTCAAGGGCAATCGCAAGGAGTTCTTCCTCTGGGACGTGGAAGAACCCCCGCGCCTGCACGCGTCGGTGATCGTCGAAGCAGATCGCGGCGAGGACCTCGGCCGCATCCACTCGGTGGGCGAGCTCGCCGAGCACCGCTGCGGCGGCTGCGCGCATGGCTGCGGCGCCGCGCGCCCCGAACGCAAAGTGCTGCGCACGGCGACAGCCGACGAAGAGCGTCGCGCCGCCGAGCTGCGCGGCCAGGACGAAGACACACGCCGCAAGGTGATGGAAAAGGTCAAGCAGCACGGCTTGATCATGAAGGTGTCCGACGCGGAGTGGCAGTGGGACCGGCGCAAGCTCACCATCTATTTCACGGCCGAGCGGCGCGTGGATTTCCGCGCGCTCGTGCGCGACCTCGCAGCGGCGTTTCGCACGCGCATCGAGCTCAAGCAAATCGGCGTCCGCGATGAGGCCAAGCGCCTGAGCGGCATCGGCCGCTGCGGACGCGAGTATTGCTCCGCGTCGTGGCTGCCCGAGCTGCGCCCCGTGAACCTGCAGGTGGCCAAGGATCAACGGCTCTCGCTCAACCCGTCCCAGATCTCCGGCGCGTGCGGACGGCTCATGTGCTGTCTGCGGTACGAGCACGAGTTCTACGCGCAAGCGCGCAAGCGCTTTCCGAAGGAGGGACGCGTGCTCACGACCACGCGCGGCGAAGAAAAGGTTGTGACCAACGATATCTTCAACGACCGCGTGACGCTGCGCGGCACGGACGGTGAGACGCGCGTCGTTCCGTTAGCCGATCTCAAGGCGGAGATCGAGCGGCGGTCGCCGCTCTCGGTCGAGCGCATAGACGACGAACCCGACGTCGACGAACCGGTGGACGACGCGGACAGCGCGGTCGACACGGTGCTCGACGCGGGGCTCGATGCGGCCGACGAGGAGGCGCCCCAATCGGAGCCTGCCGCCGCGGCGTCGGATGCGTCGCGCGGACGCCGATCCCACCGCCGCCGGGGCCGCCGCGGCGGACGCCGCAGCCGCCCCGGCGGCGATCCGCAGTGA
- a CDS encoding acetyl-CoA carboxylase carboxyltransferase subunit alpha — protein MASSTTMEFEKPIAELEKQIDELKRTAGKRQMSVTEEIAPLERKLDELRAEVYKNLSPLQRVQVARNNKRPFTLDYLQLAFTDFIELHGDRLYHEDAAIVGGWARLEGETVMVIGHQRGRDTKENLKRNFGMPHPEGYRKALRLMKLAEKFHVPVITFIDTPGAWAGLGAEERGQSEAIARNLFEMSRLEVPIVSTVIGEGGSGGALALGVADRVLMMENAVYSVITVEGCAAILWKDGKSPEMRERAASALRITAQDLLELGVIDEIIPEPVGGAHANHEAAAQAVHQAVSRALEELGRYRPEKLVRRRREKFLAMGQYAE, from the coding sequence ATGGCGAGCTCGACGACGATGGAGTTCGAGAAGCCGATCGCTGAGCTGGAAAAACAGATAGACGAGCTGAAACGGACCGCGGGCAAGCGACAGATGAGCGTGACCGAAGAAATTGCGCCGCTCGAGCGGAAGCTCGACGAGCTGCGCGCCGAGGTCTACAAGAATCTGTCGCCGTTGCAGCGTGTCCAAGTGGCGCGCAACAACAAGCGCCCCTTCACGCTCGACTATCTGCAGCTCGCGTTCACCGATTTCATCGAGCTCCACGGCGATCGGCTCTATCACGAAGACGCCGCGATCGTCGGCGGTTGGGCGCGCCTCGAAGGCGAGACCGTGATGGTGATCGGCCACCAGCGCGGCCGCGACACCAAGGAAAATCTCAAGCGCAACTTCGGCATGCCGCACCCCGAGGGCTATCGCAAGGCCCTCCGTCTCATGAAGCTCGCCGAGAAGTTCCACGTCCCCGTGATCACGTTCATCGACACGCCCGGCGCGTGGGCCGGTCTGGGCGCGGAAGAACGCGGGCAGTCGGAGGCCATCGCCCGCAACCTGTTCGAGATGAGCCGCCTCGAGGTGCCGATCGTGTCCACGGTCATCGGCGAGGGCGGCTCCGGCGGCGCGCTAGCGTTAGGCGTGGCCGACCGCGTCCTGATGATGGAAAACGCCGTGTATTCGGTGATCACCGTCGAGGGCTGCGCGGCCATTCTCTGGAAGGATGGCAAGAGTCCCGAGATGCGCGAGCGCGCCGCCTCGGCGCTCCGCATCACCGCGCAGGATCTGCTCGAGTTGGGCGTGATCGATGAGATCATCCCGGAGCCGGTGGGCGGCGCGCATGCCAATCATGAAGCGGCCGCGCAGGCCGTCCACCAGGCCGTGAGCCGCGCGCTCGAGGAGTTAGGCCGCTACCGTCCGGAAAAGCTCGTCCGGCGCCGCCGGGAGAAGTTCCTCGCCATGGGGCAATACGCCGAGTAG